One Brassica napus cultivar Da-Ae chromosome C4, Da-Ae, whole genome shotgun sequence genomic region harbors:
- the LOC106448958 gene encoding exopolygalacturonase-like produces the protein MAWIASAFKALCLSFLFVSVACRSTNGPKVFNVRRYGAKPDDKTDNVNTFTSIWKSACARSGSSKIYVPNGTFYLGGAVVFEGPCINQIEFIIDGTLLAPSNPGDIKNKTWINFRYINNLLISGAGTLDGQGKESWKLNDCSKNPSCPILAMNMGFAFVNNSRINGITSLNSKMGHFDFFSVHQFNITGVTIKAPGDSPNTDGLKFGFCSNIHISDTHIGTGDDCIAILSGVTDMDISNVKCGPGHGISVGSLGKGKDEKDVNGLTVRDTVFNGTSDGIRIKTWESSISQIVVSHLLYENIQMINVGNPINIDQKYCPYPPCKKKGESHVQIQDLKLTNIYGTSKNKVAVKLKCSKSFPCKNVELVDINLEHKGAKGPSTAVCENVHGSAHGKMVPQHCLNGPW, from the exons atggCTTGGATTGCTTCTGCGTTTAAGGCTTTGTGTTTGTCTTTCTTGTTCGTCAGCGTTGCATGTCGTTCGACCAACGGACCGAAGGTTTTCAATGTCCGACGCTATGGTGCCAAACCCGACGACAAAACTGATAACGTCAAT ACGTTCACAAGTATATGGAAAAGCGCATGCGCAAGGAGTGGAAGTAGTAAAATCTACGTACCAAATGGAACATTCTATCTCGGTGGTGCGGTGGTGTTCGAGGGGCCATGCATAAATCAGATTGAATTCATTATAGATGGAACTTTATTGGCTCCTTCAAACCCCGGagacattaaaaataaaacgtGGATCAACTTCAGGTACATTAACAATCTCCTAATCTCTGGTGCTGGTACACTAGACGGCCAAGGGAAAGAGTCATGGAAACTCAATGACTGCTCCAAAAACCCCAGCTGTCCTATACTAGCTATG AACATGGGATTTGCATTTGTGAATAACTCGAGAATCAACGGGATAACATCACTCAACAGCAAAATGGGACACTTCGACTTCTTCTCCGTCCATCAGTTCAACATTACCGGAGTCACTATAAAAGCTCCTGGCGACAGCCCTAACACCGACGGGCTTAAGTTCGGGTTCTGTAGTAACATTCACATCTCCGACACACACATCGGAACGGGAGACGACTGTATCGCCATTCTTTCCGGAGTTACTGACATGGATATCTCTAATGTCAAGTGTGGTCCCGGACATGGGATCAGTGTTGGAAGCTTAGGGAAGGGCAAAGACGAGAAGGATGTTAATGGCCTAACCGTAAGAGACACGGTTTTTAACGGCACAAGTGATGGTATTCGGATCAAGACTTGGGAATCTTCAATTTCTCAGATCGTTGTTTCTCACCTCTTGTACGAGAATATTCAGATGATTAATGTTGGAAACCCGATCAACATCGATCAGAAGTATTGTCCTTATCCACCCTGTAAAAAGAAG GGAGAGTCCCACGTACAGATCCAAGACCTTAAGTTAACGAACATATATGGAACTTCGAAGAACAAAGTGGCGGTGAAACTAAAATGTAGCAAGAGCTTTCCGTGCAAGAACGTTGAGCTAGTTGACATAAACCTAGAGCACAAGGGAGCCAAGGGTCCTTCCACTGCGGTATGTGAGAATGTTCACGGTTCTGCACATGGCAAGATGGTTCCTCAGCATTGTCTGAACGGTCCATGGTAA
- the LOC106394679 gene encoding protein trichome birefringence-like 33: protein MKPSSPISFTSSSLAPSLPRKHRLSPYLFTLLIFIFFVSVLYGEDFMCIFGQLEPTFSLRPSQATEKNKKPQKLAFAIGKTEENCDVFSGKWVRDEVSRPPYQEWECPYIQPQLTCQEHGRPDKDYQLWRWQPNHCDLPSFNATLMLETLRGKRMMYVGDSLNRGMFVSMICLLHRIIPEDQKSIKTFGSLTVFTAKEYNATIEFYWAPFLLESNSDDAIVHRISDRVVRKGSINKHGRHWKGADIIVFNTYLWWMTGLKMNILQGSFDDKEKVIAEVPTEDAYRMGMKSMLRWVKNNMDRKKTRVFFTSMSPTHAKGIDWGGEPGQNCYNQTTLIEDPNYWGSDCRKSIMKVIGEVFGRSKTPITLLNITQMSNYRRDAHTSIYKKQWSPLTAEQLENPTSYADCVHWCLPGLQDTWNELLFAELFYP, encoded by the exons ATGAAACCTTCATCACCAATCTCCTTTACCTCTTCTTCCCTTGCTCCTTCACTTCCTAGAAAACACCGTCTCTCTCCTTACCTCTTCACACTCTtaatcttcatcttcttcgtctctGTTCTCTATGGAGAAGACTTCATGTGCATCTTTGGCCAGCTTGAGCCCACTTTTTCCCTACGGCCCTCTCAAGCAACTG aaaagaataagaaaccaCAGAAGCTCGCGTTTGCTATCGGTAAAACAGAGGAAAACTGTGACGTGTTTAGTGGCAAGTGGGTGAGAGACGAAGTCTCCCGACCACCGTATCAAGAATGGGAGTGTCCGTACATTCAACCTCAGCTTACATGTCAAGAACATGGTCGTCCCGACAAAGACTACCAGCTCTGGCGGTGGCAACCCAACCACTGCGATCTCCCCTC ATTCAACGCCACGCTAATGCTAGAGACACTGAGAGGGAAGAGGATGATGTACGTAGGAGACTCACTAAACCGTGGAATGTTTGTATCGATGATTTGTCTTCTTCATCGTATCATCCCTGAAGACCAGAAATCCATTAAAACTTTTGGTTCCCTCACTGTCTTCACTGCCAAG GAGTATAACGCGACGATTGAGTTCTACTGGGCACCGTTTCTTCTAGAGTCTAATTCAGACGATGCAATAGTTCATAGAATATCAGATAGGGTTGTGAGGAAAGGCTCAATTAACAAACATGGTCGTCACTGGAAAGGCGCTGATATAATCGTTTTCAACACTTATCTTTGGTGGATGACTGGCTTGAAGATGAACATCTT gcaAGGATCGTTTGATGATAAGGAGAAGGTTATCGCAGAGGTACCGACTGAAGATGCGTACAGAATGGGGATGAAGAGTATGTTGAGATGGGTGAAGAACAATATGGATCGTAagaaaactagggttttcttcaCAAGCATGTCTCCAACTCATGCCAA GGGCATAGATTGGGGAGGTGAGCCAGGTCAGAACTGCTACAATCAGACAACACTTATAGAAGATCCAAACTACTGGGGATCAGATTGTCGGAAAAGCATAATGAAAGTGATTGGAGAAGTGTTTGGGAGATCGAAAACACCGATAACGTTACTAAACATAACGCAAATGTCGAACTATCGGAGAGATGCGCACACATCGATATACAAGAAGCAATGGAGTCCACTGACGGCGGAGCAGCTAGAGAATCCGACGAGCTATGCGGATTGTGTACATTGGTGCTTGCCTGGCCTTCAAGATACTTGGAATGAGCTCCTCTTTGCTGAACTTTTCTATCCTTGA
- the LOC106391643 gene encoding abscisic acid receptor PYL6-like — translation MPTSLQFQRPSTAAESANLHHKQLQKMSLTRGMADVPEHVELSHTHVVEPSQCFSVVVQDVDAPASAVWSILSRFEHPQAYKHFVRSCHVAAGDGREVGSVREVRVVSGLPAAFSLERLEIMDDDRHVMSFSVVGGDHRLQNYRSVTTVHESSDNNKKTRVVESYVVDVPAGNDKDETCSFADTIVRCNLQSLAKLAENPPRI, via the coding sequence ATGCCAACATCTCTACAATTTCAGAGACCTTCCACCGCCGCGGAATCAGCCAACCTCCACCACAAACAGCTTCAGAAAATGAGCCTCACGCGCGGCATGGCTGACGTCCCGGAGCACGTGGAGCTTTCCCACACGCACGTTGTGGAACCCTCTCAGTGCTTCTCCGTCGTGGTTCAGGACGTGGACGCTCCGGCTTCCGCCGTATGGTCGATCCTCAGCCGCTTCGAACACCCTCAAGCCTATAAACACTTTGTGAGGAGCTGTCACGTGGCTGCCGGAGACGGTCGAGAGGTTGGCTCCGTGAGGGAGGTCAGAGTCGTCTCTGGTCTCCCCGCGGCGTTCAGCTTAGAGCGCCTTGAGATCATGGACGATGATCGCCACGTCATGAGCTTCAGCGTCGTGGGTGGGGACCACAGGCTTCAGAACTACAGATCGGTCACGACGGTGCACGAGTCGTCGGACAACAACAAGAAGACACGTGTCGTTGAGTCATACGTCGTTGACGTGCCGGCTGGTAACGATAAGGATGAGACTTGCAGCTTCGCCGACACCATTGTACGTTGCAACTTGCAATCGTTGGCTAAACTCGCCGAGAACCCGCCTAGAATCTA
- the LOC106392375 gene encoding dehydration-responsive element-binding protein 2C-like, translating to MPSKIVIRKRKSREGATSVAETLNKWREYIEQTQAASSNNDGGLKPRKAPPKGSRKGCMKGKGGPENGIWNYRGVRQRTWGKWVAEIRQPCRGARLWLGTFPSSYEAALAYDEAAKAMYGESARLNLPDISNVSSSAAAGSVTTLSNESEVCALEDTNVKEEDGSDEYGFLKSSQCVKEEMSVLDSADTFGNGNEHEPWDFCVHEMFDVDEVMGLLDEINVSGQETTLSQDASLLGSLNHTETAHPGVDYGYPIVQPSERNNTSCVGLDRY from the exons ATGCCGTCGAAGATTGTTATCAG GAAAAGGAAGTCAAGAGAAGGTGCCACAAGTGTAGCTGAGACTCTAAACAAATGGAGAGAGTATATTGAACAAACCCAAGCTGCTTCTTCAAACAATGATGGTGGTCTCAAGCCAAGAAAGGCTCCTCCAAAGGGTTCTAGAAAGGGTTGTATGAAAGGCAAGGGAGGACCTGAGAACGGGATTTGGAACTACAGAGGAGTTAGACAGAGGACTTGGGGGAAATGGGTTGCTGAGATCCGTCAGCCATGTCGTGGTGCTAGGTTGTGGCTAGGTACTTTCCCTAGCTCTTATGAAGCTGCGTTGGCTTACGACGAGGCTGCTAAAGCTATGTACGGTGAGTCAGCTAGGCTCAATCTTCCTGACATCTCGAATGTCTCTTCTTCTGCTGCCGCTGGCTCAGTTACTACATTGTCAAATGAATCTGAAGTTTGTGCACTTGAGGATACAAATGTGAAAGAAGAGGATGGTAGCGATGAATATGGTTTCTTGAAAAGCTCTCAGTGTGTTAAAGAGGAGATGAGTGTACTTGACTCAGCTGATACTTTTGGAAATGGCAATGAACATGAACCATGGGACTTTTGTGTGCACGAGATGTTTGATGTGGATGAggtgatgggtttgttggacgAGATCAATGTGTCTGGTCAAGAGACAACGCTGAGTCAAGATGCTAGCTTGCTAGGGAGCCTCAACCACACAGAGACTGCTCATCCTGGAGTTGATTATGGATATCCAATAGTGCAGCCGAGTGAAAGAAACAACACAAGTTGTGTTGGATTAGACCGTTACTGA
- the LOC106395888 gene encoding laccase-5-like produces MEIIKSFFCFISFAVLLLFTSMAEANRAHHHEFIIQATKVKRLCETHNSITVNGMFPGPQLVINNGDTLVVKVINRARYNVTIHWHGVRQMRTGWADGPEFVTQCPIRPGSSYTYRFTIQGQEGTLWWHAHSSWLRATVYGSLLILPPAGSSYPFPNPHRNVPLLLGEWWDGNPVDVLREATRTGAAPNISDAYTINGQPGDLYKCSSQDTTIVPISVGETILLRVINAALNQPLFFTVANHKFTVVGADASYLKPFTTNAIVLGPGQTTDVLITGDQPPNHYYMAARAYQSAQNAPFGNTTTTAILQYKSAPCCGGAKPIMPLLPAYNDTNTATRFSQSFRSLKRAEVPPELDENLFITIGLGLNNCPKNFRSRRCQGPNGTRFTASMNNVSFALPSNYSLLQAHHHSIPGVFTTDFPARPPVKFDYTGSNISRSLYQPVRGTKLYKLKYGSRVQIVLQDTGIVTPENHPIHLHGYDFYIVAEGFGNFNPKKDTAKFNLEDPPLRNTVGVPVNGWAVIRFVADNPGVWIMHCHLDAHISWGLAMAFLVENGSGLLETMEEPPADLPVC; encoded by the exons ATGGAGATCATCAAGAGCTTCTTCTGTTTCATATCTTTCGCGGTCCTTCTTCTCTTCACTTCCATGGCAGAAGCCAACAGAGCACACCACCACGAGTTCATC ATACAAGCAACGAAGGTGAAGAGACTATGTGAAACACACAACAGCATTACGGTGAACGGAATGTTTCCCGGTCCACAACTTGTAATCAATAACGGTGACACTCTCGTTGTCAAAGTCATTAACCGGGCCCGGTACAACGTCACAATCCACTG GCACGGTGTGAGACAAATGAGAACCGGTTGGGCTGACGGACCAGAATTTGTGACTCAATGTCCGATCAGACCGGGATCAAGCTACACGTACCGGTTTACAATTCAAGGACAAGAAGGTACACTCTGGTGGCATGCTCATAGTTCGTGGCTTAGAGCCACAGTCTACGGTTCACTTCTTATCCTTCCTCCGGCTGGTTCGTCTTACCCATTCCCAAACCCTCACCGCAACGTCCCACTCCTTCTCG gtGAGTGGTGGGACGGTAATCCGGTTGATGTGTTGAGAGAAGCTACACGAACCGGAgctgctccaaatatctccgaCGCTTACACCATCAATGGTCAACCTGGTGATCTCTATAAATGCTCTTCTCAAG ATACGACAATAGTACCCATAAGTGTTGGTGAGACCATACTACTACGTGTAATAAATGCGGCACTTAACCAACCGCTATTTTTCACGGTGGCTAACCACAAGTTCACCGTAGTCGGAGCTGACGCGTCTTACCTAAAACCCTTCACCACCAACGCCATTGTTCTCGGCCCTGGCCAAACCACCGACGTCCTCATAACCGGTGACCAACCACCAAACCACTATTACATGGCCGCAAGAGCTTACCAAAGCGCCCAAAACGCACCGTTTGGCAACACAACCACAACCGCAATCCTCCAATACAAATCCGCACCTTGCTGCGGCGGCGCTAAACCCATCATGCCTCTCCTTCCTGCCTACAACGACACAAACACAGCCACTCGCTTCAGCCAAAGCTTCCGGTCACTAAAACGTGCCGAGGTCCCGCCAGAACTCGACGAGAATCTCTTTATAACCATCGGACTTGGTCTCAACAACTGTCCTAAGAATTTTAGGTCAAGAAGATGCCAAGGTCCTAACGGCACACGCTTCACTGCATCTATGAACAATGTTTCGTTTGCTCTACCTAGTAACTACTCTCTCCTTCAAGCTCACCACCATAGTATTCCCGGAGTCTTCACAACCGATTTTCCGGCGAGGCCACCGGTGAAATTTGATTACACCGGTAGCAACATAAGTCGATCTTTATATCAACCTGTGAGAGGGACTAAGCTATACAAGCTCAAGTATGGATCAAGGGTTCAGATTGTTCTTCAGGACACTGGTATAGTAACTCCTGAGAACCATCCTATTCATCTACACGGCTATGATTTCTACATTGTTGCTGAGGGTTTCGGTAACTTCAACCCCAAGAAAGATACCGCGAAATTCAACCTTGAAGATCCACCTCTTAGAAACACCGTTGGTGTACCTGTTAATGGCTGGGCCGTCATCAGATTCGTGGCAGATAACCCTG GGGTTTGGATAATGCATTGTCATCTAGATGCACATATATCTTGGGGACTAGCCATGGCTTTCTTGGTTGAGAACGGGAGTGGACTATTAGAGACAATGGAAGAGCCTCCGGCTGATTTGCCAGTGTGTTAA